The proteins below come from a single Lactobacillus johnsonii genomic window:
- a CDS encoding LCP family protein codes for MKLKKKYLFFSIVGILIVAVLGIFGYEYQKIQSTANTISTNHSLASRQQLKQGKPFSILVLGTDVGALGRGTSYAGNTDTLELITVNPKKQTLTTTAIPRDTLVRVETKNKVEYTKINAAYALGGPTEIKKQVHELLDVPVDYYALVNMGGLEKTVDAVGGVTVDNPFAFKYEGHTYPKGKQYLNGSEALGYSRMRYDDPDNDYGRQKRGQQVLLSALTKVNKSKNIMQMNSLLDTAKDNVRTDLPLDDLMTLYKNYHGALANTQSDHLQGENATIDNFSFQIAPNKEMQRLSDNTRQALGLTKVKVNNIQTKMNDMQTNWNGYNNVNYVLPNDAQVYIPVNKV; via the coding sequence ATGAAACTCAAGAAAAAATATCTATTTTTCTCAATAGTTGGGATTTTAATAGTAGCGGTTTTAGGAATTTTTGGTTATGAATACCAAAAAATTCAATCGACTGCTAATACTATTTCTACTAACCATTCTTTAGCTAGTCGTCAGCAATTAAAACAAGGAAAGCCCTTTTCAATCTTGGTATTAGGAACTGATGTGGGAGCATTAGGACGAGGAACTAGTTATGCTGGAAATACAGATACCTTGGAATTAATTACTGTTAATCCTAAGAAACAGACTTTAACCACAACTGCTATTCCTCGAGATACCTTAGTAAGGGTTGAAACTAAAAATAAGGTAGAATATACCAAAATTAATGCAGCTTATGCTTTAGGCGGACCTACAGAAATAAAAAAGCAGGTTCATGAATTACTAGATGTTCCTGTTGATTACTATGCCTTGGTTAATATGGGCGGTTTAGAAAAGACGGTAGACGCTGTGGGAGGCGTGACTGTTGATAATCCTTTTGCTTTTAAGTATGAAGGGCATACCTATCCTAAAGGAAAGCAGTATTTAAATGGTAGCGAAGCTTTAGGCTACAGTAGAATGAGATATGATGATCCCGATAATGACTACGGCCGTCAAAAACGGGGCCAGCAGGTTCTACTTAGTGCTCTAACAAAAGTTAATAAATCAAAAAATATTATGCAAATGAATTCTTTACTCGACACAGCTAAAGATAATGTTCGGACTGATTTGCCTTTAGATGATTTAATGACCCTATATAAGAACTATCATGGAGCATTAGCCAATACTCAGAGTGATCATTTACAAGGAGAAAATGCGACAATTGATAATTTTAGTTTTCAAATAGCTCCAAATAAGGAAATGCAGCGTTTGTCAGATAATACCCGTCAAGCGCTCGGATTAACGAAGGTTAAAGTTAATAATATTCAAACCAAAATGAATGATATGCAAACTAACTGGAATGGCTATAATAATGTGAATTATGTTTTACCAAATGACGCTCAAGTTTATATTCCAGTTAATAAAGTATAA
- a CDS encoding dUTP diphosphatase, with product MKKRGFEIVSKYRNAGLHLPQRQTIASAGYDFECAQDIVLPSIWCMNFVRIFRLIRNGHELNEHDLQLAEKVLKPFLVPTGIKAYMPEDEVLILANRSSNTYKRNVTLPNGIGVIDSDYYNNEKNEGEIYFQLINYGVRPLKIKKGERIGQGIFMPYLKADNDDPVQRQRLGGFGSSGTRNDD from the coding sequence ATGAAAAAACGTGGTTTTGAAATAGTATCTAAATACCGTAATGCAGGCCTCCACCTGCCTCAACGCCAAACAATTGCGAGTGCGGGCTATGACTTTGAATGTGCACAAGATATAGTTTTGCCATCAATTTGGTGTATGAACTTTGTTCGAATTTTTAGACTAATTAGAAATGGTCATGAATTAAATGAACACGATCTACAATTAGCTGAAAAAGTATTAAAGCCATTTTTAGTACCAACTGGAATTAAGGCGTACATGCCAGAGGATGAAGTCCTAATTTTAGCTAATCGCTCTTCTAATACTTATAAGCGAAACGTTACTTTGCCAAATGGGATCGGCGTAATTGACAGTGACTACTATAATAATGAAAAAAACGAAGGTGAAATTTACTTTCAATTAATTAATTACGGCGTTCGTCCGCTAAAGATCAAAAAGGGTGAACGAATTGGACAAGGAATTTTTATGCCTTACTTAAAAGCAGATAATGATGATCCAGTTCAAAGACAGCGTCTTGGAGGATTTGGTTCGTCTGGAACAAGGAATGATGACTAA
- the radA gene encoding DNA repair protein RadA: MAKVKTRYKCRNCGYISASYLGRCPNCGAWNQFEEETQEIKKVSTKATASRLMTKIGNNDPVKLTEVKAEKEKRIVTPFEELNRVLGGGIVPGSLVLIGGDPGIGKSTLMLQITGALAKEHSVLYVSGEESASQIKMRADRLGVSNSGILLYPETNMQNIRDQIDEIKPDFLVIDSIQTMNEPSLDSMVGSASQVREVTSELMKIAKNEQITTFVIGHVTKEGAIAGPKIMEHMVDTVLYFEGDGHHSYRILRSVKNRFGAANEIGMFEMKNEGLAEVSNPSAIFLDERLPNSTGSSVVVSLEGTRPLLADIQALVTPTAFGYAKRTTSGLDFNRVALLLAVLEKRGNLMLQNQDAFLTATGGIKLNEPAIDLAICMAVASSYKNKEISSTDCFVGEVGLTGEIRRVNQIEARVREAAKVGFKRIFIPKNNLSQELKNNSEIEVIGVASLPQALKLVFN; this comes from the coding sequence ATGGCAAAAGTTAAAACTCGTTATAAGTGTCGTAATTGTGGATATATTTCTGCTTCCTATCTTGGAAGATGTCCCAATTGTGGTGCTTGGAATCAATTTGAAGAAGAGACACAGGAAATTAAAAAAGTATCAACTAAGGCAACTGCAAGTCGGTTGATGACTAAAATTGGAAATAATGATCCAGTAAAGTTAACTGAAGTAAAAGCTGAGAAAGAAAAAAGAATTGTGACTCCTTTTGAAGAATTAAATCGAGTTTTAGGAGGAGGGATTGTTCCAGGATCTTTAGTTTTAATTGGAGGAGATCCAGGAATTGGAAAATCAACCTTAATGCTTCAAATTACTGGTGCTTTAGCTAAAGAACATAGCGTCTTATATGTTTCAGGAGAAGAGTCCGCAAGTCAAATAAAGATGCGGGCAGATCGATTAGGAGTAAGCAATAGCGGAATTTTGCTTTATCCAGAAACAAATATGCAGAATATTCGTGACCAGATTGATGAAATTAAGCCAGATTTTTTGGTAATTGATTCTATTCAAACAATGAATGAACCTTCACTTGATTCAATGGTTGGATCTGCTTCTCAAGTACGTGAAGTAACAAGTGAACTAATGAAAATTGCTAAAAATGAACAAATAACTACTTTTGTTATTGGCCATGTAACTAAAGAAGGAGCAATTGCTGGTCCTAAGATTATGGAACATATGGTTGATACCGTCCTTTACTTTGAAGGGGATGGACACCACTCATATCGAATTTTAAGATCAGTCAAGAATCGTTTTGGCGCAGCTAATGAAATTGGAATGTTTGAGATGAAAAATGAAGGGTTAGCAGAAGTAAGTAACCCTTCGGCTATTTTCTTAGACGAACGCTTACCTAATTCGACTGGTTCCTCAGTTGTTGTTTCACTTGAAGGAACGCGGCCTCTTCTTGCGGATATTCAAGCTTTAGTAACTCCAACTGCATTTGGATATGCGAAAAGAACAACTTCAGGATTAGATTTTAATCGAGTAGCACTTTTATTGGCAGTTTTAGAAAAAAGAGGCAACTTAATGCTTCAAAATCAGGATGCTTTTCTAACTGCAACTGGTGGGATTAAATTAAATGAACCAGCGATTGATCTTGCAATTTGCATGGCGGTTGCTTCAAGTTATAAAAATAAAGAAATTTCTTCTACTGATTGCTTTGTAGGTGAAGTTGGATTAACTGGAGAAATTAGAAGAGTTAATCAAATTGAAGCTAGAGTCAGAGAGGCCGCAAAAGTAGGCTTTAAGAGGATTTTTATTCCTAAAAATAACTTAAGCCAGGAACTTAAAAATAACTCTGAGATCGAAGTAATTGGAGTAGCAAGTTTACCACAAGCTTTAAAACTTGTTTTTAACTAG
- the gltX gene encoding glutamate--tRNA ligase — protein MAKQKIRVRYAPSPTGHLHIGNARTALFNYLFARHNKGTMVLRIEDTDQKRNVEGGSKSQMENLHWLGIDWDEGPDKGGDFGPYRQSERKDIYNKYIQQLIDEGKAYYSYTTEEELEAQREEQRAMGIAPHYTYEYEGMTADEIKEAQAAAEAKGLKPVVRIHIPENRTYAWEDMVKGKVSFESDTIGGDFVIQKRDGMPTYNFAVVIDDHLMEITHVLRGDDHVANTPKQLVVYEALGWEPPKFGHMTLIINSETGKKLSKRDESVLQFIEQYRDLGYLPDAMFNFITLLGWSPVGESEIFSQRELIKSFDPKRLSKSPAAFDQKKLEWINNQYVKKADRDLLLDLALNNLQEAGLVDKEISPEKMEWVRQLVNIYAVQMSYTKQIVDIAKIFFEEAPELSEAEIEEIKKDDARPVIEEFKKQLNAVPRFTAVQAMNAIQATRRETGVKGRKLFMPIRIAATRSMVGPGIGEAIELMGKEKVNKHIDLTLKQLSDLGL, from the coding sequence TTGGCAAAACAAAAAATCCGCGTTCGTTACGCACCAAGTCCAACAGGTCACTTGCATATTGGTAACGCACGTACTGCATTATTTAACTATCTATTTGCACGTCACAACAAAGGGACAATGGTCTTAAGAATTGAAGATACGGACCAAAAACGTAACGTTGAAGGTGGTTCTAAGTCCCAAATGGAAAACTTGCACTGGTTAGGTATTGACTGGGATGAAGGTCCTGACAAGGGTGGCGACTTTGGCCCTTACCGCCAATCAGAGCGTAAAGACATTTACAATAAATATATTCAACAATTAATTGATGAAGGTAAAGCTTACTATTCATACACAACTGAGGAAGAACTTGAAGCACAACGTGAAGAACAACGTGCAATGGGAATTGCTCCTCACTACACTTATGAATATGAAGGCATGACTGCTGATGAAATTAAAGAAGCTCAAGCAGCTGCAGAAGCAAAGGGCTTAAAGCCAGTTGTTCGTATCCACATTCCTGAAAATAGAACTTATGCTTGGGAAGATATGGTTAAAGGTAAGGTATCATTTGAATCAGATACTATCGGTGGTGACTTCGTTATTCAAAAACGTGATGGTATGCCAACCTACAACTTTGCCGTTGTAATTGATGACCACCTAATGGAAATTACTCACGTTCTTAGAGGAGACGACCACGTAGCTAACACTCCTAAGCAATTAGTTGTTTATGAAGCACTTGGCTGGGAGCCACCTAAGTTTGGTCACATGACTTTGATCATCAACTCTGAAACTGGTAAAAAACTTTCTAAGCGTGATGAATCAGTTCTTCAATTTATTGAACAATACCGTGACCTTGGTTACTTACCAGACGCAATGTTCAACTTTATTACTTTACTTGGTTGGTCTCCTGTTGGTGAAAGTGAAATTTTCTCACAAAGAGAATTGATTAAGTCATTTGATCCTAAGCGTTTGTCTAAGTCACCAGCTGCCTTTGACCAAAAGAAGCTTGAATGGATTAACAACCAATACGTTAAGAAGGCAGACCGTGATCTTTTATTAGATCTTGCTTTAAATAACTTACAAGAAGCAGGTTTAGTTGATAAAGAAATTTCACCAGAAAAGATGGAATGGGTTCGTCAATTAGTAAATATTTACGCTGTACAAATGTCTTATACTAAGCAAATTGTAGATATTGCTAAGATCTTCTTTGAAGAAGCTCCAGAATTATCTGAAGCAGAAATTGAAGAAATCAAGAAAGACGATGCTCGTCCTGTAATTGAAGAATTCAAGAAGCAATTAAATGCTGTTCCTCGCTTTACTGCTGTACAAGCTATGAACGCAATTCAAGCTACTCGTCGTGAAACTGGCGTAAAGGGTAGAAAATTATTTATGCCAATTAGAATTGCTGCTACTCGTTCAATGGTTGGCCCTGGTATTGGTGAAGCTATTGAGTTAATGGGTAAAGAAAAAGTTAACAAGCACATTGACTTAACTTTAAAGCAATTAAGTGATTTAGGTCTTTAA
- the cysS gene encoding cysteine--tRNA ligase translates to MKVFNTLTRKKEEFKPLVAGKVRMYVCGPTVYNYIHIGNARSVIAFDTIRRYFEYRGYDVNYVSNFTDVDDKMINEARKEHTTVEKLAERYIKAFMEDTEALNIEPATLHPRATHEIKEIIDFVQDLIDKGFAYEVDGDVYYRAKKFPNYGQLSDQNIAELEEGASEHINEEEQSKKEDPIDFALWKAQKAEDEIVWDSPWGMGRPGWHIECSVMSTKYLGDTIDIHGGGQDLEFPHHENEIAQSEAKTGKKFVNYWMHNGFVTVGKKQEKMSKSLHNFVTVHDILKQIDPQVLRFYMSSVQYRRPINYSEDGLKQAETVLKRYQNTLRNLDARLNDENETLEDSGLRDDLTQAKAEFIEAMDDDFNVQNALSIMYDLATTLNNHLQKDQVDKPALKRAKKLLIAWLEIFGVSFKEEQAENDTEIEKLIAQRDEARKNKDWAESDRLRDELQAKGIVIEDTPQGTRWHRA, encoded by the coding sequence ATGAAGGTCTTTAACACTTTAACTCGAAAAAAAGAAGAGTTTAAGCCATTAGTAGCTGGAAAAGTAAGGATGTATGTTTGTGGACCAACTGTTTATAATTATATTCATATTGGAAATGCCCGCAGTGTGATCGCATTTGATACAATTCGTCGATATTTTGAGTATCGAGGCTATGATGTAAATTATGTTTCTAACTTCACTGATGTTGACGATAAGATGATTAATGAGGCCCGTAAAGAACATACAACTGTCGAGAAACTTGCTGAGCGCTATATTAAGGCTTTTATGGAAGATACCGAAGCATTAAATATTGAGCCTGCTACTCTTCATCCACGTGCAACTCATGAAATCAAAGAAATTATCGACTTTGTTCAAGATTTAATTGATAAGGGCTTTGCATATGAAGTTGATGGGGATGTATATTACCGTGCTAAAAAATTCCCTAACTATGGTCAACTAAGCGATCAAAATATTGCTGAACTTGAAGAAGGTGCCTCTGAGCATATTAATGAGGAAGAACAGAGCAAGAAAGAAGATCCAATTGACTTTGCCTTATGGAAGGCTCAAAAAGCAGAGGATGAAATTGTTTGGGATTCTCCATGGGGAATGGGTCGTCCAGGCTGGCATATTGAATGTTCGGTCATGTCAACTAAATATTTAGGCGATACCATTGATATTCATGGTGGTGGACAAGATTTGGAATTTCCACACCATGAAAATGAAATTGCTCAAAGTGAAGCTAAGACCGGTAAAAAATTTGTTAATTACTGGATGCACAATGGCTTTGTGACAGTAGGTAAGAAACAAGAAAAAATGTCAAAATCACTCCATAACTTTGTGACTGTGCATGATATTCTAAAGCAAATTGATCCACAAGTTTTACGTTTTTACATGTCTAGTGTTCAATACCGCCGTCCAATTAACTATTCAGAAGATGGCTTGAAGCAAGCTGAAACTGTTCTTAAACGCTACCAAAATACTTTGCGTAATCTTGATGCTAGACTAAATGATGAAAATGAAACGCTTGAAGATAGTGGCTTAAGGGATGATTTAACGCAAGCAAAAGCTGAATTTATTGAGGCTATGGATGATGATTTTAATGTTCAAAATGCTTTGAGTATTATGTACGATTTAGCTACAACTTTAAATAATCACTTGCAAAAAGATCAAGTTGATAAGCCAGCTTTAAAACGTGCTAAAAAATTATTAATTGCTTGGCTCGAAATTTTTGGAGTTAGCTTTAAGGAAGAGCAAGCTGAAAATGATACTGAAATTGAAAAGTTAATTGCTCAACGCGATGAAGCACGTAAAAATAAGGATTGGGCTGAAAGTGATCGCTTAAGAGATGAGTTACAGGCTAAAGGCATTGTAATTGAAGATACTCCACAAGGAACGAGGTGGCACCGTGCTTAA
- a CDS encoding Mini-ribonuclease 3: MLKPKILTEKNTNPDGLGPLTLAYLGDGVYEVYIRRHLVKGGIVKPQMLQRYATHYVSAKAQAALITKMQDLEMLDEDELAAFKRGRNAKSHTHAKNTSINTYKLSTGFEAMFGYLDLLGKKERVDELAKWCIDQVEQGGLDNYEFK, from the coding sequence GTGCTTAAGCCAAAGATTTTAACAGAAAAAAATACTAATCCAGATGGGTTAGGTCCTCTTACTTTAGCTTATTTAGGGGATGGAGTATATGAGGTTTATATCAGACGTCACTTGGTTAAGGGCGGAATTGTAAAACCACAAATGCTTCAACGATATGCAACACATTACGTTTCCGCAAAGGCTCAAGCAGCATTAATTACTAAAATGCAAGACTTAGAAATGCTAGATGAAGATGAATTAGCCGCCTTCAAGAGAGGAAGAAATGCTAAAAGTCATACGCATGCAAAAAATACTTCAATTAACACTTATAAGCTCTCAACTGGATTTGAAGCGATGTTTGGATACTTAGATTTATTAGGTAAAAAAGAACGTGTTGATGAACTTGCAAAATGGTGCATTGACCAAGTAGAACAAGGAGGACTAGATAATTATGAGTTCAAATAA
- the rlmB gene encoding 23S rRNA (guanosine(2251)-2'-O)-methyltransferase RlmB, translating into MSSNNDEFVYGRHAGIDFLKTQDANLINKVFLQNGVQEEFANQVYQLARKKNLVVQNAPKNKLDQMVNHENHQGLVLTVAPFEYADLDELLDKFDQEGKDPFILMLDSIEDPHNLGSILRTCDATGVDAVIIPKRRASGLTSVVAKTSTGAIDYVPVARVNNLVQTTKMLKKRGYWIFGTAMEGEDYRKWNAKGKTVLVIGNEGKGISPLLLKQMDQTLTIPMVGHVQSLNASVATGVLLYGMFNSRHPEK; encoded by the coding sequence ATGAGTTCAAATAATGATGAATTTGTATATGGACGTCATGCGGGCATCGATTTTTTAAAAACGCAGGATGCTAACTTAATTAATAAAGTATTTTTGCAAAATGGTGTTCAGGAAGAATTTGCTAATCAAGTTTATCAATTAGCACGTAAAAAAAATCTAGTTGTTCAAAATGCTCCTAAAAATAAGTTGGATCAAATGGTCAACCATGAAAATCACCAAGGCTTGGTCTTAACTGTAGCCCCATTTGAATATGCTGACTTAGATGAACTTTTAGACAAGTTTGACCAAGAAGGAAAAGATCCATTTATCTTAATGCTTGATTCAATTGAAGATCCGCATAACCTAGGTTCGATCTTAAGAACTTGTGATGCGACAGGCGTGGATGCAGTAATTATTCCAAAAAGAAGAGCAAGTGGGTTAACTTCTGTTGTTGCCAAAACTTCAACCGGTGCAATTGATTATGTGCCAGTAGCTCGAGTTAATAACTTAGTTCAAACTACTAAGATGCTAAAAAAGCGTGGTTACTGGATTTTTGGTACTGCCATGGAAGGTGAAGATTATCGTAAGTGGAATGCCAAAGGAAAGACAGTGCTTGTGATTGGTAATGAGGGTAAGGGAATTTCTCCGTTATTGTTAAAGCAAATGGATCAAACTTTAACCATTCCAATGGTTGGCCATGTTCAATCATTAAATGCTAGTGTTGCAACTGGTGTTTTGCTTTATGGAATGTTCAATAGTCGTCATCCTGAAAAATAA
- a CDS encoding sigma-70 family RNA polymerase sigma factor, producing MERLNEVYLIRRVKEEQDMDALHELVERYRPLINGAKLNFFIRNFDHDDWEQEALIMCYQSCCTYDEKRANSFGAYYRTKFYNHLRSLLRYELAQKRTSFTKAISYDNVVHKNLIKEEVEEMHITPRKEMYQKFINKLSEKEVIALKIFLGELTIEEASKETNYSRYQLLQAKARCKAKMRKELF from the coding sequence ATGGAAAGACTGAATGAAGTTTATTTGATTCGACGTGTAAAAGAAGAGCAAGATATGGATGCTTTGCATGAACTAGTAGAGCGGTATCGGCCTTTAATCAATGGAGCGAAGTTAAATTTTTTCATTCGTAATTTTGATCATGATGACTGGGAACAAGAAGCATTAATCATGTGCTATCAAAGTTGCTGTACCTACGATGAGAAACGAGCAAATAGTTTTGGGGCGTATTATCGGACAAAATTTTATAATCATCTCCGATCGCTCTTAAGGTATGAATTAGCACAGAAGAGAACATCGTTTACTAAAGCTATTTCCTATGACAATGTGGTGCATAAAAATCTGATTAAAGAAGAAGTTGAAGAAATGCACATTACGCCTAGAAAGGAAATGTACCAGAAATTTATTAATAAGTTGTCAGAAAAAGAGGTAATTGCGCTCAAAATTTTTCTGGGAGAGTTAACGATTGAAGAAGCGAGTAAGGAGACAAACTATAGTCGTTATCAATTACTTCAAGCGAAAGCTCGGTGTAAGGCAAAAATGCGGAAAGAATTGTTTTAA